From a region of the Alosa sapidissima isolate fAloSap1 chromosome 9, fAloSap1.pri, whole genome shotgun sequence genome:
- the cfap52 gene encoding cilia- and flagella-associated protein 52 isoform X2 — protein MGNEQEVSRLELEAVIGFNGHVYSGLRVHPDREHLIYPLGCTVILKSLKNNKQTFLHGHTNNVSCVSISKSGNFIASGQVTFMGFKADAIIWDFAKKEMHARLHLHKAKVEALAFSPNDKYLVTLGGQDDGSVVVWNIETGEAICGSPASAHSAGHCLTVRYSNLNDNVFVSAGNGTIRVWELDLPNRKIRPTECQTRQLKRIVKCIEIPEDDSYFYCGTTSGDILKVNFSTRLLNGCGPVKHKFSQGVNAMKMLRTGDLLVGSGDGMLTMCSGTNFKIIKSVQLEGSVTSVALRGEGHQFFVGTEAAQIYRFGYTDFKPELFSTNHNSAVKGVAFPFGSSELFATCSADDIRVWHADTSREVLRISVPNMTCNALDFMRDGRSIVSAWNDGKIRIFTPETGRLMLVVHNAHSMGVMAIACTRDCQRIVSGGGEGQIRVWEILKGSYRLVETMKEHKASVNCIKIKSNDKECVSASSDGACIIWDLVRYVRNQMVLANSLFRSVCYHPEEYQIITSGTDRKITI, from the exons ATGGGGAACGAGCAAGAGGTTTCTCGACTTGAGCTTGAGGCGGTCATAGGCTTCAATG GACATGTATACTCCGGACTAAGGGTGCATCCCGATAGAGAACATTTGATCTATCCTCTGGGGTGTACTGTAATTCTAAAAAGTCTCAAAAACAACAAGCAAACGTTTCTTCACGGACACACCAACAATGTATCCTGTGTCAGTATATCCAAAAGTGGAAATTTCATCGCATCTGGTCAAGTCACCTTCATGGGCTTCAAG GCTGATGCCATCATCTGGGATTTTGCCAAAAAAGAGATGCATGCACGTCTTCATCTCCACAAAGCCAAAGTGGAGGCTCTTGCGTTCTCCCCAAATGACAAATATCTTGTGACTCTTGGTGGACAAGATGATGGAAG TGTTGTTGTTTGGAACATTGAGACGGGTGAGGCCATCTGTGGAAGCCCAGCCTCAGCCCACAGCGCGGGTCACTGCCTGACCGTCCGGTACTCCAACCTGAACGACAACGTGTTTGTCTCAGCGGGAAA TGGCACCATCCGCGTGTGGGAGCTCGACCTCCCGAACAGAAAGATCCGCCCCACTGAATGCCAAACCCGCCAGCTGAAGCGGATTGTCAAATGCATCGAG ATCCCTGAGGATGACAGCTACTTCTACTGTGGAACAACCAGTGGAGACATTCTCAAAGTCAACTTCAGCACGCGGCTCCTGAATGGCTGCGGACCCGTCAAGCACAAATTCAGTCAG GGTGTGAATGCTATGAAGATGCTGAGGACAGGAGACCTGCTGGTAGGCTCAGGGGATGGTATGCTCACTATGTGCTCTGGGACCAACTTCAAAATAATAAA GAGCGTGCAGCTGGAGGGAAGCGTGACCTCTGTTGCCCTGCGTGGAGAGGGGCATCAGTTCTTCGTTGGCACCGAGGCTGCGCAGATCTACCGCTTTGGCTACACGGACTTCAAACCCGAGCTCTTCTCCACCAATCACAACAGCGCAGTGAAGGGTGTGGCATTCCCTTT CGGGTCGTCCGAGCTCTTTGCCACCTGCTCAGCGGATGACATTAGGGTCTGGCATGCCGACACGTCCAGAGAGGTGCTCCGGATCTCTGTTCCCAACATGACTTGCAATGCACTGGACTTCATGCGGGATGGCAGAAGCATTGTCAGTG CCTGGAATGATGGGAAGATCCGCATCTTCACCCCTGAGACTGGTCGTCTGATGTTGGTCGTCCACAACGCCCACAGTATGGGTGTGATGGCTATCGCCTGCACCAGAGACTGCCAGAGGATCGTcagtggtggaggagagggacag ATCCGTGTGTGGGAGATTCTCAAGGGATCCTACAGGCTGGTTGAGACGATGAAGGAGCACAAGGCATCAGTGAACTGCATCAAAATCAAGAGCAATGATAAGGAGTGTGTCAGTGCCAGCTCAGATGGAGCCTGTATCATATGGGACCTTGT GCGTTACGTGAGGAATCAGATGGTCCTGGCCAACAGCCTCTTCAGAAGCGTCTGCTACCACCCCGAGGAGTATCAGATTATCACCAGTGGCACGGACCGAAAG ATTACCATTTGA
- the LOC121718140 gene encoding TBC1 domain family member 24-like, producing the protein MISVSSRSDFASLAPDTSSLLSSRRRSHSLQEEEEPKHDSQQTRPVTRVGRPRSRSFYSFETSEDNKEENITWCNALSPKTRSLLQNDVGKNADSTTKPARKRSKANPNKDLNGSRGNLKSVPMMTITEPDNWEISAGSGMKYGQYVEWEKIDPEAAVRYGQMLASSHHELKSMGRTGFWALPHTLRAKAYYHIISSIASESTNQDLDVYHRLTEQLFEDQGISTHPYPVFMEDGEIPRYCLNKAGLNSVKKILVCISKHCPEVTFCPILPALVSLLLHFSEDEAQCFHSICCLVNYTCPTKRYIDQTFHTSRASCMTFGDLANRYCRGIRKLIASSHQNLFEFYSDWIMWIFADLPFTYAIRVLDVYLLEGYKVLYRVALALLSLYKVSVASRVAHVDDFRRDMKSFVQNVARHITIENLLKKAFGILLPPRNKLHYLFHANKDALIHRGIHQRHCYQCLDLGKFTSSVVTETEMRVVWAWIPERFALFNPTRLFSIKEHGRSLSTLYSQVEDHKPTVLLLRTADEEVCGAFLAAQWVGQKNHSGEELSFYGTGECFVFTLRPGMERYQRDLTLISGTLNNAESPKKQQDAPSATCPLGYLQNHQSIRRHPGGCKFNSMILAGDEKKFIIGGNGGSALCLQADLTEAYTERCDTFESPPLCRGHFKIQSLEVWGIQSP; encoded by the exons ATGATCAGTGTGTCTTCTCGGTCAGATTTTGCCAGTTTGGCTCCAGACACATCATCCCTGCTGAGCAGCAGAAGGCGATCTCACTCTcttcaagaagaagaagagcccAAGCATGACTCCCAGCAGACTCGTCCTGTCACCAGGGTTGGCAGACCTCGCTCAAGATCCTTCTACAGTTTTGAGACATCTGAGGACAACAAAGAGGAAAATATTACCTGGTGCAATGCTTTGAGTCCAAAGACAAGGTCTTTATTACAAAACGATGTGGGAAAAAATGCGGATAGTACAACCAAACCTGCCCGTAAAAGGTCAAAGGCCAACCCAAACAAAGATCTAAATG GGAGCAGAGGCAATTTGAAGAGTGTGCCAATGATGACCATCACAGAGCCAGACAACTGGGAGATTAGTGCAGGTTCAGGTATGAAGTACGGTCAGTATGTGGAATGGGAGAAAATTGATCCCGAAGCTGCTGTACGTTATGGGCAGATGCTCGCCAGCAGCCATCACGAGCTCAAGTCCATGGGTCGCACTGGCTTCTGGGCTCTGCCCCACACCCTGAGGGCTAAAGCTTACTACCACATCATTAGCAGCATTGCTAGTGAGAGCACTAACCAAGACTTAGACGTCTACCATCGTTTAACCGAGCAGCTGTTTGAGGACCAAGGAATCAGCACACACCCGTATCCAGTGTTCATGGAGGACGGTGAAATCCCCAGGTATTGCCTCAACAAGGCTGGCTTGAACTCGGTCAAAAAGATTCTGGTGTGCATCAGCAAGCACTGTCCTGAGGTGACGTTCTGCCCCATCCTCCCGGCGCTGGTCTCCCTCCTGCTCCACTTCAGCGAGGACGAGGCTCAGTGTTTCCACAGCATCTGCTGCCTGGTGAACTACACCTGCCCCACCAAGCGCTACATCGACCAGACCTTCCACACGTCCAGGGCCTCCTGCATGACCTTCGGCGACCTGGCCAACAGGTACTGCCGCGGAATCCGCAAGCTCATCGCCAGCTCCCACCAAAACCTCTTTGAGTTCTACTCGGACTGGATCATGTGGATCTTTGCCGACCTGCCCTTCACGTACGCCATCCGGGTGCTGGACGTGTACCTGCTGGAGGGGTACAAGGTGCTGTACCGGGTGGCGCTGGCTCTGCTGAGCCTGTACAAGGTGTCTGTGGCCTCGCGAGTGGCCCATGTGGATGATTTTCGGAGGGACATGAAAAGCTTTGTGCAGAACGTGGCCAGACATATTACTATTGAGAACCTGCTGAAGAAGGCGTTTGGAATTCTGCTCCCTCCCCGTAACAAGCTCCACTACCTCTTCCATGCAAACAAGGATGCTCTGATCCATAGAGGCATCCATCAGAG GCATTGCTATCAGTGCCTGGACCTGGGGAAGTTCACCTCCAGTGTGGTGACAGAGACGGAGATGAGGGTCGTCTGGGCTTGGATACCTGAACGTTTCGCCCTCTTCAATCCCACCAGGCTGTTCAGCATTAAGGAGCATGGCAGGAGCCTGTCCAC GTTGTATTCCCAGGTTGAGGACCACAAGCCAACTGTTTTACTTCTCAGAACTGCAGATGAGGAG GTCTGTGGTGCATTCTTAGCAGCTCAATGGGTAGGACAGAAAAACCATAGTGGGGAGGAACTCTCATTCTATGGAACTGGAGAATGCTTCGTTTTCACA CTGAGACCAGGCATGGAACGCTACCAGCGTGATCTGACCCTTATCTCAGGGACACTGAACAACGCTGAGTCCCCCAAGAAGCAACAAGATGCCCCATCTGCAACATGTCCTTTGGGGTACCTGCAAAATCACCAGAGTATAAGAAGACACCCTGGTGGATGCAAGTTCAATTCAATGATCTTGGCAGGGGATGAAAAGAAGTTCATCATTG GTGGCAATGGGGGATCAGCACTCTGTCTGCAAGCTGACCTAACAGAGGCCTACACGGAGCGTTGTGACACGTTCGAGAGTCCTCCACTCTGCAGGGGCCATTTCAAGATCCAGTCCCTTGAGGTGTGGGGTATCCAGAGCCCCTAG
- the cfap52 gene encoding cilia- and flagella-associated protein 52 isoform X1: MGNEQEVSRLELEAVIGFNGHVYSGLRVHPDREHLIYPLGCTVILKSLKNNKQTFLHGHTNNVSCVSISKSGNFIASGQVTFMGFKADAIIWDFAKKEMHARLHLHKAKVEALAFSPNDKYLVTLGGQDDGSVVVWNIETGEAICGSPASAHSAGHCLTVRYSNLNDNVFVSAGNGTIRVWELDLPNRKIRPTECQTRQLKRIVKCIEIPEDDSYFYCGTTSGDILKVNFSTRLLNGCGPVKHKFSQGVNAMKMLRTGDLLVGSGDGMLTMCSGTNFKIIKSVQLEGSVTSVALRGEGHQFFVGTEAAQIYRFGYTDFKPELFSTNHNSAVKGVAFPFGSSELFATCSADDIRVWHADTSREVLRISVPNMTCNALDFMRDGRSIVSAWNDGKIRIFTPETGRLMLVVHNAHSMGVMAIACTRDCQRIVSGGGEGQIRVWEILKGSYRLVETMKEHKASVNCIKIKSNDKECVSASSDGACIIWDLVRYVRNQMVLANSLFRSVCYHPEEYQIITSGTDRKIGYWEVYDGSAIRELEGSLSGAINGMHITQGGDHFVTGGDEKLVKVWHYSDGVVTHVGIGHSGNITSVQICPNNKHVISTSADGAILRWRFPHPST, encoded by the exons ATGGGGAACGAGCAAGAGGTTTCTCGACTTGAGCTTGAGGCGGTCATAGGCTTCAATG GACATGTATACTCCGGACTAAGGGTGCATCCCGATAGAGAACATTTGATCTATCCTCTGGGGTGTACTGTAATTCTAAAAAGTCTCAAAAACAACAAGCAAACGTTTCTTCACGGACACACCAACAATGTATCCTGTGTCAGTATATCCAAAAGTGGAAATTTCATCGCATCTGGTCAAGTCACCTTCATGGGCTTCAAG GCTGATGCCATCATCTGGGATTTTGCCAAAAAAGAGATGCATGCACGTCTTCATCTCCACAAAGCCAAAGTGGAGGCTCTTGCGTTCTCCCCAAATGACAAATATCTTGTGACTCTTGGTGGACAAGATGATGGAAG TGTTGTTGTTTGGAACATTGAGACGGGTGAGGCCATCTGTGGAAGCCCAGCCTCAGCCCACAGCGCGGGTCACTGCCTGACCGTCCGGTACTCCAACCTGAACGACAACGTGTTTGTCTCAGCGGGAAA TGGCACCATCCGCGTGTGGGAGCTCGACCTCCCGAACAGAAAGATCCGCCCCACTGAATGCCAAACCCGCCAGCTGAAGCGGATTGTCAAATGCATCGAG ATCCCTGAGGATGACAGCTACTTCTACTGTGGAACAACCAGTGGAGACATTCTCAAAGTCAACTTCAGCACGCGGCTCCTGAATGGCTGCGGACCCGTCAAGCACAAATTCAGTCAG GGTGTGAATGCTATGAAGATGCTGAGGACAGGAGACCTGCTGGTAGGCTCAGGGGATGGTATGCTCACTATGTGCTCTGGGACCAACTTCAAAATAATAAA GAGCGTGCAGCTGGAGGGAAGCGTGACCTCTGTTGCCCTGCGTGGAGAGGGGCATCAGTTCTTCGTTGGCACCGAGGCTGCGCAGATCTACCGCTTTGGCTACACGGACTTCAAACCCGAGCTCTTCTCCACCAATCACAACAGCGCAGTGAAGGGTGTGGCATTCCCTTT CGGGTCGTCCGAGCTCTTTGCCACCTGCTCAGCGGATGACATTAGGGTCTGGCATGCCGACACGTCCAGAGAGGTGCTCCGGATCTCTGTTCCCAACATGACTTGCAATGCACTGGACTTCATGCGGGATGGCAGAAGCATTGTCAGTG CCTGGAATGATGGGAAGATCCGCATCTTCACCCCTGAGACTGGTCGTCTGATGTTGGTCGTCCACAACGCCCACAGTATGGGTGTGATGGCTATCGCCTGCACCAGAGACTGCCAGAGGATCGTcagtggtggaggagagggacag ATCCGTGTGTGGGAGATTCTCAAGGGATCCTACAGGCTGGTTGAGACGATGAAGGAGCACAAGGCATCAGTGAACTGCATCAAAATCAAGAGCAATGATAAGGAGTGTGTCAGTGCCAGCTCAGATGGAGCCTGTATCATATGGGACCTTGT GCGTTACGTGAGGAATCAGATGGTCCTGGCCAACAGCCTCTTCAGAAGCGTCTGCTACCACCCCGAGGAGTATCAGATTATCACCAGTGGCACGGACCGAAAG ATTGGTTACTGGGAGGTGTATGATGGGTCTGCCATTAGAGAGCTGGAAGGGTCCCTATCAGGAGCCATCAACGGCATGCATATCACTCAGGGAGGGGACCATTTTGTTACTG GTGGTGATGAGAAGCTGGTGAAGGTCTGGCACTACTCCGACGGTGTGGTGACCCACGTGGGCATCGGACACAGTGGCAACATTACCAGCGTGCAGATCTGCCCGAACAACAAGCACGTcatcagcaccagtgctgacgGAGCCATACTCCGCTGGAGgttcccccacccctccacctag
- the LOC121719274 gene encoding uncharacterized protein LOC121719274 isoform X1, with the protein MNFQYNFSNNTQDDFHQDQGVQYILSNQAGVTYFHGVAPTTRFGVINQPVIWPEYHSYQPQQNHGLLGNSTALPQFLPVTEIPVLHPIPPPWEGYHGMTLQDGVAFDPRLQGPVMFVDPRGQQHGTSVNFHPQLQAPLVAVGGVGPEYGVPVPYAPHVQTPIMYVDANGQQHGTTVPFDSQLQAPFMLVDRGGLPHGTSMLSDEYLQAPLMPMDATDLQHRTAMLFNLVPAPIEPVELIDNPQLPSIEQLAAGPSSTGLMTPALMVKIPAPQKTTEVAMCAPSGVTTESLNPQATTSTVVAEAMQVQAGQSKAKIKPQQPSTSSSRESLVVKLKSQDDTKKQQLHGVMMDADKNVFKQALKADHVETGKAEANLPKTPKSSHPENADRHKDKNRKHKHDKGGKERKEKRHKNATSPTEKTNKSGDGEKEGPDTNKKIDSSKMPEDKSKAKHKDQSKSKKAKETPINMQPRSKLGERIMHSVQVFYKLGDKIEKVKPPKPKPEAAKKSQSERPSSSGGQRGQPKIPYPVQPYRIPKVQSPSNAPERPGPSNVPDWASVHSHADQSRRPEHSQSRPSAPEIRVQRLPAPARQRHRYEVPHFFKNHAYGSVGDYGDGERIVYLKPEYRGMFPITLVNLPPLPPGAPRRFHCREYSVTITAERRAEKEAMKREAKRERDEAAKITRSNMDCSVLADRKHLPHEPWPRKDNWWETGLDEVWKFDECLLGPRDDLMFD; encoded by the exons ATGAATTTTCAATATAATTTCTCCAACAATACCCAAGATGACTTTCACCAAGATCAAG GTGTACAGTACATCCTTAGCAACCAGGCAGGAGTTACCTATTTCCATGGTGTGG CCCCTACCACTAGATTTGGAGTCATCAATCAGCCAGTGATTTGGCCTGAGTACCATAGTTATCAGCCCCAGCAAAACCATGGGCTGCTCGGCAACTCCACTGCTCTACCGCAGTTCCTGCCTGTCACCGAAATCCCAGTCCTCCACCCTATCCCTCCTCCATGGGAGGGATACCATGGGATGACCCTCCAGGATGGAGTAGCCTTTGATCCCCGGCTACAAGGCCCTGTGATGTTTGTGGATCCTAGGGGCCAACAGCATGGCACCTCTGTGAACTTCCATCCACAGCTGCAAGCGCCCCTTGTGGCTGTGGGTGGTGTAGGCCCAGAGTATGGTGTCCCTGTTCCCTATGCTCCACACGTGCAGACCCCCATCATGTATGTAGATGCCAATGGGCAGCAGCATGGCACTACTGTGCCTTTCGACTCACAGCTGCAGGCCCCCTTCATGTTGGTGGACAGAGGAGGTCTACCTCATGGCACCTCTATGCTCTCTGATGAATATCTACAAGCACCCTTGATGCCGATGGATGCCACAGACCTACAGCATAGGACCGCTATGCTCTTCAATCTAGTACCAGCACCAATTGAACCAGTTGAGCTCATCGACAACCCACAGTTGCCATCGATTGAGCAGCTGGCTGCTGGACCAAGCAGCACTGGCCTGATGACACCAGCCCTGATGGTAAAGATTCCAGCCCCGCAGAAGACCACTGAAGTGGCAATGTGTGCCCCAAGTGGTGTGACTACCGAGTCGTTGAATCCACAGGCAACCACGTCCACAGTGGTTGCAGAGGCCATGCAGGTGCAAGCTGGCCAGTCAAAGGCCAAGATTAAGCCCCAGCAACCAAGTACCAGCAGTTCAAGGGAGAGCCTGGTGGTCAAGCTCAAAAGCCAGGATGACACCAAGAAACAGCAGCTGCATGGTGTCATGATGGATGCTGACAAAAATGTTTTCAAACAGGCACTGAAGGCTGATCATGTCGAGACGGGCAAGGCAGAAGCCAACCTGCCCAAGACACCTAAGAGCAGCCACCCTGAGAATGCTGACAGGCACAAAGACAAGAACAGAAAGCACAAGCATGACAAGGgtggaaaagagaggaaggaaaaacGGCACAAGAACGCAACAAGCCCGACCGAGAAAACAAACAAGTCTggtgatggagagaaggaggggccAGACACCAACAAGAAAATAGACAGTTCAAAGATGCCTGAAGATAAGTCAAAGGCTAAGCACAAGGACCAGTCCAAGAGCAAGAAGGCCAAAGAAACACCCATCAACATGCAACCCAGAAGCAAACTTGGAGAACGCATCATGCACTCTGTGCAAGTCTTCTATAAGCTTGGAGACAAGATTGAGAAAGTCAAGCCCCCGAAACCAAAACCAGAGGCTGCCAAGAAGTCTCAGTCTGAGCGTCCCAGCTCATCTGGCGGTCAAAGGGGGCAGCCAAAGATCCCCTACCCAGTGCAGCCTTACAGGATCCCTAAGGTGCAGAGCCCAAGCAACGCGCCGGAGCGGCCAGGACCAAGCAACGTGCCAGACTGGGCATCTGTGCACTCTCATGCTGACCAGTCACGCCGCCCAGAGCACAGCCAAAGCAGGCCTTCTGCACCCGAGATAAGGGTCCAGAGGCTGCCAGCACCTGCCCGCCAAAGACATCGCTACGAGGTGCCGCACTTCTTCAAGAACCATGCCTATGGCAGTGTGGGCGACTACGGGGACGGAGAGAGGATCGTCTACCTGAAGCCTGAGTACCGTGGCATGTTCCCCATCACCCTCGTCAACTTGCCGCCACTGCCCCCCGGGGCGCCCCGGCGCTTCCACTGCCGGGAGTACTCCGTCACCATCACCGCCGAGCGCCGTGCCGAGAAAGAGGCCATGAAGCGCGAGGCCAAGCGGGAGAGGGATGAGGCCGCCAAGATCACACGCAGCAACATGGACTGCAGTGTGCTGGCCGACCGCAAGCATCTGCCGCATGAGCCGTGGCCGAGGAAGGACAACTGGTGGGAGACCGGACTGGATGAAGTGTGGAAGTTCGATGAGTGTTTGCTGGGCCCCAGGGATGACTTGATGTTCGACTGA
- the LOC121719274 gene encoding uncharacterized protein LOC121719274 isoform X2 translates to MNFQYNFSNNTQDDFHQDQGVQYILSNQAGVTYFHAPTTRFGVINQPVIWPEYHSYQPQQNHGLLGNSTALPQFLPVTEIPVLHPIPPPWEGYHGMTLQDGVAFDPRLQGPVMFVDPRGQQHGTSVNFHPQLQAPLVAVGGVGPEYGVPVPYAPHVQTPIMYVDANGQQHGTTVPFDSQLQAPFMLVDRGGLPHGTSMLSDEYLQAPLMPMDATDLQHRTAMLFNLVPAPIEPVELIDNPQLPSIEQLAAGPSSTGLMTPALMVKIPAPQKTTEVAMCAPSGVTTESLNPQATTSTVVAEAMQVQAGQSKAKIKPQQPSTSSSRESLVVKLKSQDDTKKQQLHGVMMDADKNVFKQALKADHVETGKAEANLPKTPKSSHPENADRHKDKNRKHKHDKGGKERKEKRHKNATSPTEKTNKSGDGEKEGPDTNKKIDSSKMPEDKSKAKHKDQSKSKKAKETPINMQPRSKLGERIMHSVQVFYKLGDKIEKVKPPKPKPEAAKKSQSERPSSSGGQRGQPKIPYPVQPYRIPKVQSPSNAPERPGPSNVPDWASVHSHADQSRRPEHSQSRPSAPEIRVQRLPAPARQRHRYEVPHFFKNHAYGSVGDYGDGERIVYLKPEYRGMFPITLVNLPPLPPGAPRRFHCREYSVTITAERRAEKEAMKREAKRERDEAAKITRSNMDCSVLADRKHLPHEPWPRKDNWWETGLDEVWKFDECLLGPRDDLMFD, encoded by the exons ATGAATTTTCAATATAATTTCTCCAACAATACCCAAGATGACTTTCACCAAGATCAAG GTGTACAGTACATCCTTAGCAACCAGGCAGGAGTTACCTATTTCCATG CCCCTACCACTAGATTTGGAGTCATCAATCAGCCAGTGATTTGGCCTGAGTACCATAGTTATCAGCCCCAGCAAAACCATGGGCTGCTCGGCAACTCCACTGCTCTACCGCAGTTCCTGCCTGTCACCGAAATCCCAGTCCTCCACCCTATCCCTCCTCCATGGGAGGGATACCATGGGATGACCCTCCAGGATGGAGTAGCCTTTGATCCCCGGCTACAAGGCCCTGTGATGTTTGTGGATCCTAGGGGCCAACAGCATGGCACCTCTGTGAACTTCCATCCACAGCTGCAAGCGCCCCTTGTGGCTGTGGGTGGTGTAGGCCCAGAGTATGGTGTCCCTGTTCCCTATGCTCCACACGTGCAGACCCCCATCATGTATGTAGATGCCAATGGGCAGCAGCATGGCACTACTGTGCCTTTCGACTCACAGCTGCAGGCCCCCTTCATGTTGGTGGACAGAGGAGGTCTACCTCATGGCACCTCTATGCTCTCTGATGAATATCTACAAGCACCCTTGATGCCGATGGATGCCACAGACCTACAGCATAGGACCGCTATGCTCTTCAATCTAGTACCAGCACCAATTGAACCAGTTGAGCTCATCGACAACCCACAGTTGCCATCGATTGAGCAGCTGGCTGCTGGACCAAGCAGCACTGGCCTGATGACACCAGCCCTGATGGTAAAGATTCCAGCCCCGCAGAAGACCACTGAAGTGGCAATGTGTGCCCCAAGTGGTGTGACTACCGAGTCGTTGAATCCACAGGCAACCACGTCCACAGTGGTTGCAGAGGCCATGCAGGTGCAAGCTGGCCAGTCAAAGGCCAAGATTAAGCCCCAGCAACCAAGTACCAGCAGTTCAAGGGAGAGCCTGGTGGTCAAGCTCAAAAGCCAGGATGACACCAAGAAACAGCAGCTGCATGGTGTCATGATGGATGCTGACAAAAATGTTTTCAAACAGGCACTGAAGGCTGATCATGTCGAGACGGGCAAGGCAGAAGCCAACCTGCCCAAGACACCTAAGAGCAGCCACCCTGAGAATGCTGACAGGCACAAAGACAAGAACAGAAAGCACAAGCATGACAAGGgtggaaaagagaggaaggaaaaacGGCACAAGAACGCAACAAGCCCGACCGAGAAAACAAACAAGTCTggtgatggagagaaggaggggccAGACACCAACAAGAAAATAGACAGTTCAAAGATGCCTGAAGATAAGTCAAAGGCTAAGCACAAGGACCAGTCCAAGAGCAAGAAGGCCAAAGAAACACCCATCAACATGCAACCCAGAAGCAAACTTGGAGAACGCATCATGCACTCTGTGCAAGTCTTCTATAAGCTTGGAGACAAGATTGAGAAAGTCAAGCCCCCGAAACCAAAACCAGAGGCTGCCAAGAAGTCTCAGTCTGAGCGTCCCAGCTCATCTGGCGGTCAAAGGGGGCAGCCAAAGATCCCCTACCCAGTGCAGCCTTACAGGATCCCTAAGGTGCAGAGCCCAAGCAACGCGCCGGAGCGGCCAGGACCAAGCAACGTGCCAGACTGGGCATCTGTGCACTCTCATGCTGACCAGTCACGCCGCCCAGAGCACAGCCAAAGCAGGCCTTCTGCACCCGAGATAAGGGTCCAGAGGCTGCCAGCACCTGCCCGCCAAAGACATCGCTACGAGGTGCCGCACTTCTTCAAGAACCATGCCTATGGCAGTGTGGGCGACTACGGGGACGGAGAGAGGATCGTCTACCTGAAGCCTGAGTACCGTGGCATGTTCCCCATCACCCTCGTCAACTTGCCGCCACTGCCCCCCGGGGCGCCCCGGCGCTTCCACTGCCGGGAGTACTCCGTCACCATCACCGCCGAGCGCCGTGCCGAGAAAGAGGCCATGAAGCGCGAGGCCAAGCGGGAGAGGGATGAGGCCGCCAAGATCACACGCAGCAACATGGACTGCAGTGTGCTGGCCGACCGCAAGCATCTGCCGCATGAGCCGTGGCCGAGGAAGGACAACTGGTGGGAGACCGGACTGGATGAAGTGTGGAAGTTCGATGAGTGTTTGCTGGGCCCCAGGGATGACTTGATGTTCGACTGA